In Phoenix dactylifera cultivar Barhee BC4 unplaced genomic scaffold, palm_55x_up_171113_PBpolish2nd_filt_p 001672F, whole genome shotgun sequence, the DNA window ATATTGTTTATATAGTATGATTCCACCTGGGTTAATCAAGGATTCAATATAAGCATGATATATGATAAAAATTCAAATCCACTCCGATGACCTCCTGGCAGAAAATTACTAATCAGATTTTTTCCGTACAAAAGGTTTCACATGAAGGCCATCATTTAAGATTAATTCAGCAAGATCAGCTCAGCAAATCAGATAATATTTTACAATATTACAAGGCTATTTATGAGGGAAGATCAAAAGCATGGAAAAATCTAAGACTATACGGGCCACGAGAGAACATTTAAATTGACGAATCATAAAccaaaatctgaaaaaaaaaaagttccaaTTTTTAACCAGATAACCACAATTCCTGCCTAAAGAAATAAACCAACgaaaacaatttttttattaaaaatatgctGATTACGATCATCTTTATTTCTATTTTGGTACTGAAATAGGAACTGACCGTCGGATTCGAGATCGCTGCCGCTGTCAATGGGATCGAACTCGGAGACGGGCGGCGCCTCACGGTCGGGGATCTGAAGGGAGGAGCTCTGGACGATGTGAGGAGTGCGGgcgcggacgccgaggaggttAGGGTTCGCGACGACGCCAAAGGAGCGGTAGTTGCGGATGACGGTGCCCTTGTTGTTCCACTCCCCCTTTCCCccggcggcagcggcggcggcgagagCCGGCGGAATGTTGACAGCGGGCTTGAAGACATCGGGCTTCTTCTTGGGGAGCCCGACCCGGACCTTGGTCCTGGATTTCTTGTACTTCCGCCGCGATCGAGCCATGGCGGTCTCTCGAGATCTCTACCTCTCCGCCGCCCCCTGTCTAGGGTTTTTGAGAGGGTGTTTCCGAGAGAGAGGGTTTAACAATTTATCTGagattccaaaataaaataaaaccacTTTACCATGAAGTCCTTCAAATTGTAATCTATTATGTATCGCTccccaaaaacaaaagaaaattgataaCTCTTGCGCGGtagttttgtttgtttttttttgggcgAAAATGCGTGGCAATTTATATTACATATTGCCCCTTACATTTTTGGTATCTCTTCGCACAACCCTGTCAGAAAGGATGGCATAATCTCGAGAAATGAGTAGGTTTTAGCTGAAATTTTCGCCTAGTTTGTTAGACAAGCCAACCTACGTGCTAACAATTTTGCTCGAGGGGTTTTTTGGCATACACTTTCAGCACTATTTATGTTTTACTAGGAGATTTGGAGACTTAGTTTAGGCCAAAAAGGTATTTAGACCAAGAGTTTTTACTTTTTATTAGACTAGACAGAGATGGATGTACATTACTCATCGCAGCAATTGAACAAGTGCATTACATCAAGGTGAAACCATCCATGAGTGAAAGTAACTCATAATTATTTACTTGTGTGGAGTGCTTATTATATAGATAGTCAACTTTTGGGAAACATTCCGTTCAATGTTGTTTAAGACTTGAGCATTGGAAGTCCTATTTTATAATTTCTCCAGATTATATACAACTTGCCAGATATTTTACTTGAAACACTTCAGTCTAGGATTTTCCCAAACTATGATCATGTAAACCACATCCTGCACATATTAACCCAAAATAAACGTTTAACCATGCACATGCACAATACGTACGTGCATAATATACGCTAATGTACATGCATACCTTAAACATTTATGCGAGATAATGTGGTGTATGCAAGCATTGGATgcattaaattaataaatatataggTGCATATGATATGTAGGCACAAAGATGCAAGCAGTTCTGCATACAGAACCCGTTGTTTGGAAAGCCAAAGAGCTATACAGTTTGCTTCCCTGTAAACATGGCACGCATGAAGTAGCAACACTTTGTAGCATTTTGTGTATCTGCAAGAAGAGTATCAGCATTAGGCATCCCCTCCAAATATTTCTTGATCCAACTGATGACAATTTTCTGAGTCTCCCTTTTATCCAAAGGCAGTGGTCTATATGTGGTGCCATCTGTGTATGCCTTACAATGCCACCCTCATTGGCTGATTGAGACAGGAGGGAAGCCCACCGTCAAGTACTATGTTAAAACATTATTTACCCTTCCCAACTCGAGGACTTGTTCGAGACCGAATAAACGAAAATGATATGAAGCTATATTCATGCTCTCCCACAGTTCAGGTTTACTACAATCCAagcagtcaaaaaaaaaaaaaaaaactagcgtCCTTGGATTTGACAAAACAATCAGCACAAATCTTTGAAAGCAGAGCAGggctaacaaaagaaaaagatagcATCTCACCCCACCCACAACACTAATCGAAACAAAACTACGACTTCCCAGCCCTCGATGTTCATGCTATACAAACTACTATAAGAATGCGGTAACTTTACACCTTGGTAACTTTACACCTAGCTGGTATTACAGAACCATAGAGAAAACTATACAAATTTGCAAACACCAGCATACGCCATTTTAGCTTTAGCCACCTCAGTGAAGCCAATCCAATATCAAGCACTAAGAAATTCAAAATGCCAACACTCAAAACCGACccatatgcatgcatatgcTTTAACCATCTTTTCATCCACCAAACATGAGGCTGGATATCATCTAAAAGGACTTGTTCTTGGATTCATTCGGCTCTCAACCTCAAAATTTCCTTGGCAGTTCTCTTCCTGAAATATTCCATGTGTTCctacaaagaagaaagaaatgggTTTAGCTACTTGTAAAAAAAACTAAATGTTTAACTTCCAATCACTACCAGTTGCCTTGTTATGAGGAGCTCATTGAGCCCGAGCAGGGGCTTGGTAGACCTACTGTAACTTGAATCAGTCATGTGTCTAAATTTAACAAGCAGGCCAGCATGTAGCTGTGCTACTTCAGCTGGCAACTACagaataataaatagcatggTAACACTGACATGATAGACTTCTGAAGCATTAAAACACCAATCACTTTTTAACCGAATAAATGGGGCAAACTTAAGATGGCACAATAGCATGTTGCTAACCTGGCTGAAAGAGACACTCAAACCTCTACTGTAGAAGTCTGTGTACTTAAGCATGAACATTCCACAGTCCCACCTGTTGACATTCAAGGTACATAGAAACTTCAATAATATCATAACAATGTTTTCAAATATTAAGGCAAGGTGTCTATGACTTCGTAAAACTTCGGGAAAGAACCACCAGCTAAAAATGCCCttacagaaataaataaaaattttctaattctaaatttttaaaaaaatttaaggaTAACGGCCTACACTTGGAAGAAGTAGGGGAATGAGACGTCACATGTTACAGTATACAGCATAGGTGACATTAGTTCA includes these proteins:
- the LOC103715292 gene encoding uncharacterized protein LOC103715292; translation: MARSRRKYKKSRTKVRVGLPKKKPDVFKPAVNIPPALAAAAAAGGKGEWNNKGTVIRNYRSFGVVANPNLLGVRARTPHIVQSSSLQIPDREAPPVSEFDPIDSGSDLESDDLKSALRKKRRDGKTAPLQPLTRMQRVFIGRLIDKYGDDHQAMFLDTKLNSMQHSVATLQKLCQRYYVQGKHFITS